One Sagittula stellata E-37 genomic window carries:
- a CDS encoding SGNH/GDSL hydrolase family protein, which produces MAVILCFGDSNTHGTAPLDRPGGQARHPKGQRWPDVLASELGNAHEVIQEGLPGRTTVHDDPVEGGCRNGQAVLTAILHTHRPIDLMLIMLGTNDLKNRFSVTAWEIARSVERLVIMSRAEAVVSDFMVIAPAPVRECGSLEAPYLGAEARQTGLSERLEEMAERQGIGFFDAGHYATVSPKDGVHWEPESHIALGQALAPAVRARLS; this is translated from the coding sequence ATGGCAGTCATTTTATGCTTCGGCGACAGCAACACGCACGGCACGGCTCCGCTGGACCGGCCGGGCGGTCAGGCGCGCCATCCCAAGGGCCAGCGCTGGCCCGACGTGCTGGCATCCGAACTGGGCAACGCTCACGAAGTCATCCAAGAGGGCCTGCCCGGGCGAACCACAGTGCATGACGATCCGGTCGAAGGCGGATGCCGGAACGGACAGGCGGTCCTGACCGCAATCCTGCACACCCACCGGCCCATCGACCTGATGCTCATCATGCTCGGGACCAACGACCTCAAGAACCGGTTCTCGGTCACGGCATGGGAAATCGCGCGCTCGGTCGAGCGGCTTGTCATCATGAGCCGGGCAGAGGCCGTGGTTTCGGATTTCATGGTCATCGCGCCGGCGCCGGTGCGCGAATGCGGGTCTCTGGAAGCGCCGTACCTCGGGGCGGAGGCCCGTCAGACAGGGTTGTCCGAGCGGCTGGAAGAAATGGCGGAGCGTCAGGGCATAGGGTTCTTCGATGCGGGGCACTATGCAACCGTGTCGCCAAAGGATGGTGTCCATTGGGAGCCGGAGTCGCACATCGCGCTGGGACAGGCGCTGGCCCCCGCAGTCCGGGCGCGTCTGTCTTGA
- a CDS encoding carnitine 3-dehydrogenase, with protein sequence MTKIATIVGGGVIGGGWAARFALMGWDVRIFDPDPEAERKIAEVVAGAARALPMLYEAPMPKRGTITFHADLGEAVSGADYIQESVPERLDLKHKVIREIQAHASEGAVLGSSTSGFKPSELQEGAMRPGQIVVAHPFNPVYLLPLVELVPGGADEATVVRARTILTEIGMFPLHVRAEIDAHIADRFLEAVWREALWLVKDGIATTEEIDNAIRYGFGLRWAQMGLFETYRVAGGEAGMRHFMAQFGPCLSWPWTKLMDVPEFTEDLIDLIADQSDAQSGKYSIRELERQRDDNLVAILRALKGREAAAGKLILEHDATLRCALGDGVPLVTVRRTVPVDWTDVNGHMNEGRYGQVFSDASEELMTHVGADRAYIEAGHSYFTAENNIKYLAETLAGEEFYVETRVMQGEGKKLRLWHEMKRSSDNAMLSTCNQFLLHVSLDTRRSCPPQPHVLKAVERLAAAHAGQEEMADG encoded by the coding sequence ATGACGAAGATAGCCACCATCGTCGGCGGTGGGGTGATCGGCGGCGGTTGGGCCGCGCGCTTTGCACTGATGGGCTGGGATGTGCGCATCTTCGATCCCGATCCCGAGGCCGAGCGCAAGATTGCGGAGGTCGTCGCCGGCGCCGCCCGCGCCCTGCCGATGCTTTACGAGGCGCCGATGCCGAAGCGCGGCACGATCACCTTCCACGCCGATCTGGGCGAAGCGGTTTCGGGCGCCGACTACATCCAGGAAAGCGTGCCCGAGCGGCTCGATCTCAAGCACAAAGTCATCCGCGAGATCCAGGCCCATGCGTCGGAAGGCGCGGTTCTGGGGTCCTCCACCAGCGGGTTCAAGCCCTCGGAGTTGCAGGAAGGGGCCATGCGGCCCGGCCAGATCGTCGTCGCCCACCCGTTCAACCCGGTCTACCTCCTGCCGCTGGTGGAGCTGGTGCCGGGCGGGGCGGACGAGGCCACGGTGGTCCGTGCGCGTACCATCCTGACCGAGATCGGCATGTTCCCCCTGCACGTACGGGCCGAGATCGACGCCCATATCGCGGACCGTTTCCTCGAAGCCGTCTGGCGCGAGGCGCTGTGGCTGGTCAAAGACGGGATCGCCACCACCGAGGAGATCGACAACGCCATTCGCTACGGTTTCGGTCTTCGCTGGGCACAAATGGGATTGTTCGAGACCTATCGCGTGGCGGGCGGCGAAGCGGGGATGCGGCACTTCATGGCGCAGTTCGGCCCGTGCCTGTCGTGGCCCTGGACCAAGCTGATGGATGTGCCCGAGTTCACCGAAGACCTGATCGACCTGATCGCCGACCAGTCGGACGCGCAGTCGGGCAAGTATTCCATCCGCGAATTGGAACGTCAGAGGGACGACAATCTTGTGGCGATCCTGCGGGCGCTCAAGGGGCGGGAAGCAGCGGCGGGCAAGCTGATCCTCGAACACGATGCGACTCTGCGCTGCGCCCTTGGCGACGGCGTGCCGCTGGTGACCGTCCGCCGGACCGTGCCGGTGGACTGGACCGACGTGAACGGCCACATGAACGAGGGCCGCTATGGTCAGGTGTTCTCCGACGCGTCGGAGGAACTGATGACCCACGTCGGTGCCGACCGTGCGTACATCGAGGCCGGACACAGTTACTTTACCGCCGAAAACAACATCAAGTATCTGGCCGAAACCCTTGCTGGAGAAGAGTTTTACGTGGAAACTCGCGTCATGCAGGGGGAGGGCAAGAAACTGCGGCTCTGGCACGAGATGAAGCGGTCTTCGGATAATGCAATGCTGTCGACCTGCAATCAGTTCCTTTTGCACGTCTCCCTTGATACGCGCCGGTCCTGTCCGCCTCAGCCGCATGTCCTGAAGGCAGTCGAACGGCTCGCTGCCGCGCATGCCGGACAAGAGGAGATGGCAGATGGATAA